A genome region from Columba livia isolate bColLiv1 breed racing homer chromosome 2, bColLiv1.pat.W.v2, whole genome shotgun sequence includes the following:
- the CLXN gene encoding calaxin isoform X2, translating into MSRKRLQQLTESLGRSARHFNKSEVECLIKLFDSLVAKSSSSNHHAVVGLDHDMFRDTLHSAFGLTDDMMMDRVFRIFDTACDNCISVVEWVEGLSVFLRGTLDERIKFCFEVYDLNGDGYISREEMFQMLKNSLLKQPAEDHPDEGIKDLVDIALKKMDHDEDGKLSFADFEKAVRDENLLLEAFGPCLPDLKSSMAFEQKTFRKIHELSFHVEH; encoded by the exons ATGAGCAGGAAGCGGCTGCAGCAGCTGACGGAGTCGCTGGGCCGCTCCGCCAGGCACT TTAACAAAAGTGAGGTGGAATGTCTGATCAAGCTCTTCGACTCGCTGGTGGCCAAGTCCAGCTCCAGCAACCACCATGCTGTGGTTGGCTTAGACCATGACATGTTCCGAGACACCCTGCACAGCGCCTTCGGCCTGACTGATGACATGATGatggacagag TCTTCCGCATATTTGATACCGCCTGCGATAACTGCATCAGTGTGGTGGAATGGGTGGAAGGCTTGTCAGTATTTCTTCGGGGGACACTGGACGAAAGGATTAAAT tctgttttgagGTTTATGACCTGAATGGTGATGGATACATTTCAAGAGAGGAAATGTTTCAGATGCTGAAAAACAGCCTTCTCAAGCAACCAGCAGAAGATCATCCTGATGAGGGAATTAAGGACTTGGTAGACATAGCACTGAAGAAAATG gACCATGATGAAGATGGCAAGCTTTCTTTTGCAGACTTTGAAAAAGCAGTCAGAGATGAAAATCTTCTCTTGGAAGCCTTTGGACCATGTTTGCCAGACTTAAAG AGCAGTATGGCATTTGAACAGAAAACTTTCCGCAAAATCCATGAACTGTCATTCCACGTGGAACACTAG
- the FAM133B gene encoding protein FAM133B isoform X1 — protein MGKRDNRVAYMNPIAMARARGPAQTSGPTIQDYLNRPRPTWEEVKEQLEKKKKGSKALAEFEEKMNENWRKELEKHREKLLGGNESSSKKKEKKKKEKKKSNRLSSSSSSSSSSDSSSSSSDSEDEDKKQGKKRKKKKYRSSRKSSASSTSESESDSKDSTKKKRSKEDYEKDKEGRNHRRKRKKADRGDGPLSSESLSESDQTEEVQAKKKKNNEEKEKTDKTKKRKKHKKHGKKKKKKIAGSDSDSE, from the exons ATGGGGAAGCGGGACAACCGGGTG GCTTATATGAATCCCATAGCTATGGCCAGAGCGCGAGGTCCTGCCCAAACTTCAGGACCAACAATACAAGACTACTTGAACAGGCCAAGACCAACATG GGAAGAAGTGAAAGAGcaactagaaaagaaaaagaaaggatccAAGGCTTTGGCTGAGTTTGAAGAAAAGATGAACGAG aattggaggaaagaactggaaaaacacAGGGAGAAATTGCTGGGTGGAAACGAGAGTTCCTccaaaaagaaagag aaaaagaaaaaggaaaagaagaaatctaATAGG TTgtcttcatcttcctcttcttcatcaAGCTCTGATTCTTCCAGCAGTTCATCTGACTCAGAAGATGAG GATAaaaaacaagggaagaaaagaaagaaaaagaagtatcGGTCCTCACGGAAATCTTCAGCAAGCTCAACTTCTGAATCTGAGTCAGACAGCAAG gacagcacaaaaaagaaaaggtcaaAGGAAGATTATGAAAAAGATAAG GAAGGCAGAAATCACcgcaggaaaaggaagaaagccgATCGTGGTGATGGACCTTTATCATCAGAATCCTTATCAGAATCGGATCAGACAGAGGAG gtgcaagcaaaaaagaagaaaaacaatgaagaaaaagagaaaaca gataaaacaaaaaagagaaagaagcacaAGAAACAtggtaaaaagaagaaaaagaagatcgCTGGCTCAGATTCAGATTCGgaatga
- the FAM133B gene encoding protein FAM133B isoform X2: MGKRDNRVAYMNPIAMARARGPAQTSGPTIQDYLNRPRPTWEEVKEQLEKKKKGSKALAEFEEKMNENWRKELEKHREKLLGGNESSSKKKEKKKKEKKKSNRLSSSSSSSSSSDSSSSSSDSEDEDKKQGKKRKKKKYRSSRKSSASSTSESESDSKDSTKKKRSKEDYEKDKEGRNHRRKRKKADRGDGPLSSESLSESDQTEEVQAKKKKNNEEKEKTAR; this comes from the exons ATGGGGAAGCGGGACAACCGGGTG GCTTATATGAATCCCATAGCTATGGCCAGAGCGCGAGGTCCTGCCCAAACTTCAGGACCAACAATACAAGACTACTTGAACAGGCCAAGACCAACATG GGAAGAAGTGAAAGAGcaactagaaaagaaaaagaaaggatccAAGGCTTTGGCTGAGTTTGAAGAAAAGATGAACGAG aattggaggaaagaactggaaaaacacAGGGAGAAATTGCTGGGTGGAAACGAGAGTTCCTccaaaaagaaagag aaaaagaaaaaggaaaagaagaaatctaATAGG TTgtcttcatcttcctcttcttcatcaAGCTCTGATTCTTCCAGCAGTTCATCTGACTCAGAAGATGAG GATAaaaaacaagggaagaaaagaaagaaaaagaagtatcGGTCCTCACGGAAATCTTCAGCAAGCTCAACTTCTGAATCTGAGTCAGACAGCAAG gacagcacaaaaaagaaaaggtcaaAGGAAGATTATGAAAAAGATAAG GAAGGCAGAAATCACcgcaggaaaaggaagaaagccgATCGTGGTGATGGACCTTTATCATCAGAATCCTTATCAGAATCGGATCAGACAGAGGAG gtgcaagcaaaaaagaagaaaaacaatgaagaaaaagagaaaacagcaa gataa
- the CLXN gene encoding calaxin isoform X1, producing MITSSFVSIDTCVAARPGSVPGGTARVARAAAAQRRGAAAMSRKRLQQLTESLGRSARHFNKSEVECLIKLFDSLVAKSSSSNHHAVVGLDHDMFRDTLHSAFGLTDDMMMDRVFRIFDTACDNCISVVEWVEGLSVFLRGTLDERIKFCFEVYDLNGDGYISREEMFQMLKNSLLKQPAEDHPDEGIKDLVDIALKKMDHDEDGKLSFADFEKAVRDENLLLEAFGPCLPDLKSSMAFEQKTFRKIHELSFHVEH from the exons atgatAACAAGCTCCTTTGTGTCCATAGATACGTGTGTTGCTGCACGACCCGGCAGTGTCCCCGGCGGCACGGCCCGCGTTGCCAGGGCAGCAGCGGCGCAGCGCCGAGGAGCGGCCGCCATGAGCAGGAAGCGGCTGCAGCAGCTGACGGAGTCGCTGGGCCGCTCCGCCAGGCACT TTAACAAAAGTGAGGTGGAATGTCTGATCAAGCTCTTCGACTCGCTGGTGGCCAAGTCCAGCTCCAGCAACCACCATGCTGTGGTTGGCTTAGACCATGACATGTTCCGAGACACCCTGCACAGCGCCTTCGGCCTGACTGATGACATGATGatggacagag TCTTCCGCATATTTGATACCGCCTGCGATAACTGCATCAGTGTGGTGGAATGGGTGGAAGGCTTGTCAGTATTTCTTCGGGGGACACTGGACGAAAGGATTAAAT tctgttttgagGTTTATGACCTGAATGGTGATGGATACATTTCAAGAGAGGAAATGTTTCAGATGCTGAAAAACAGCCTTCTCAAGCAACCAGCAGAAGATCATCCTGATGAGGGAATTAAGGACTTGGTAGACATAGCACTGAAGAAAATG gACCATGATGAAGATGGCAAGCTTTCTTTTGCAGACTTTGAAAAAGCAGTCAGAGATGAAAATCTTCTCTTGGAAGCCTTTGGACCATGTTTGCCAGACTTAAAG AGCAGTATGGCATTTGAACAGAAAACTTTCCGCAAAATCCATGAACTGTCATTCCACGTGGAACACTAG
- the RBM48 gene encoding RNA-binding protein 48 isoform X1 — protein MAAGSSGGGGPGDACRHHAQLGVCESRAKYREGRRPRAVKVYTINLESRYLLIQGVPALGVMKELVEQFALYGAIEEYHALDEYPAEQFTEVYLIKFQKLQCARVAKKKMDERSFFGSLLHVCYAPEFETVQETREKLQDRRKYIAKATNQRDCFVLKKAEGPKKTISKNSEGGCPWSTSGSQTTGNWGPSCFSASHRASHNTGHPSGNLHQSLFTLPQDDNGCAETSGYFGQNTSLTGSVRPGGCTPPAPLMQQRTVPIDNGVERFMPRTTHLQERKRKREEGNKFSLIGTSADNTEVIIGPRLPEIPKVDMDDDSLNTSATLIRSKLKEVADSVSRTSVEKPESSSAKPLVKQRRRI, from the exons ATGGCGGCTGGCAGTagtggcggcggcggcccggGTGACGCGTGCCGGCACCACGCGCAGCTGGGGGTCTGCGAGTCGCGCGCCAAGTACCGGGAGGGGCGGCGGCCGCGCGCCGTGAAG gttTATACTATCAACTTGGAATCTCGTTATTTACTAATACAAGGAGTCCCTGCATTAGGAGTTATGAAGGAATTAGTTGAACAGTTTGCATTATATGGTGCCATTGAAGAGTATCATGCACTAGATGAATATCCAGCAGAACAATTTACTGAGGTTTATCTTATAAAATTCCAAAAACTGCAATGTGCAAG GGTGgccaagaaaaaaatggatgaaCGAAGTTTCTTTGGTAGTTTGCTGCATGTGTGCTATGCTCCAGAATTTGAAACAGTCCAAGAAACTAGGGAGAAGTTGCAGGACAGAAGAAAGTATATAGCAAAAGCAACAAATCAGAGAG atTGCTTTGTGTTAAAAAAAGCAGAGGGGCCTAAGAAGACAATCTCAAAGAACTCTGAGGGTGGCTGTCCGTGGAGTACATCAGGGTCACAGACAACCGGTAACTGGGGTCCGTCctgcttttcagcttctcacaggGCGTCCCACAACACAGGGCACCCATCTGGGAATCTGCATCAGAGCCTGTTCACACTTCCCCAGGATGATAATGGTTGTGCTGAAACTTCCGGGTACTTTGGTCAAAACACATCCCTAACTGGAAGTGTACGTCCAGGGGGATGTACTCCACCGGCTCCTTTAATGCAGCAAAGAACAGTTCCGATTGATAACGGTGTCGAGAGGTTTATGCCTCGTACAACTCACCTGCAAGAACGTaagaggaagagggaagaaggtAACAAATTTTCCCTCATTGGAACAAGTGCGGACAATACTGAGGTCATTATTGGTCCACGGCTACCAGAAATACCTAAAGTGGACATGGATGACGACTCATTGAATACTTCAGCTACATTGATTCGAAGTAAACTGAAAGAG gTAGCAGATTCTGTTTCAAGAACATCTGTGGAAAAGCCAGAGAGTAGCTCAGCCAAACCCCTTGtaaagcagagaagaagaatATAG
- the RBM48 gene encoding RNA-binding protein 48 isoform X2 produces the protein MVYTINLESRYLLIQGVPALGVMKELVEQFALYGAIEEYHALDEYPAEQFTEVYLIKFQKLQCARVAKKKMDERSFFGSLLHVCYAPEFETVQETREKLQDRRKYIAKATNQRDCFVLKKAEGPKKTISKNSEGGCPWSTSGSQTTGNWGPSCFSASHRASHNTGHPSGNLHQSLFTLPQDDNGCAETSGYFGQNTSLTGSVRPGGCTPPAPLMQQRTVPIDNGVERFMPRTTHLQERKRKREEGNKFSLIGTSADNTEVIIGPRLPEIPKVDMDDDSLNTSATLIRSKLKEVADSVSRTSVEKPESSSAKPLVKQRRRI, from the exons ATG gttTATACTATCAACTTGGAATCTCGTTATTTACTAATACAAGGAGTCCCTGCATTAGGAGTTATGAAGGAATTAGTTGAACAGTTTGCATTATATGGTGCCATTGAAGAGTATCATGCACTAGATGAATATCCAGCAGAACAATTTACTGAGGTTTATCTTATAAAATTCCAAAAACTGCAATGTGCAAG GGTGgccaagaaaaaaatggatgaaCGAAGTTTCTTTGGTAGTTTGCTGCATGTGTGCTATGCTCCAGAATTTGAAACAGTCCAAGAAACTAGGGAGAAGTTGCAGGACAGAAGAAAGTATATAGCAAAAGCAACAAATCAGAGAG atTGCTTTGTGTTAAAAAAAGCAGAGGGGCCTAAGAAGACAATCTCAAAGAACTCTGAGGGTGGCTGTCCGTGGAGTACATCAGGGTCACAGACAACCGGTAACTGGGGTCCGTCctgcttttcagcttctcacaggGCGTCCCACAACACAGGGCACCCATCTGGGAATCTGCATCAGAGCCTGTTCACACTTCCCCAGGATGATAATGGTTGTGCTGAAACTTCCGGGTACTTTGGTCAAAACACATCCCTAACTGGAAGTGTACGTCCAGGGGGATGTACTCCACCGGCTCCTTTAATGCAGCAAAGAACAGTTCCGATTGATAACGGTGTCGAGAGGTTTATGCCTCGTACAACTCACCTGCAAGAACGTaagaggaagagggaagaaggtAACAAATTTTCCCTCATTGGAACAAGTGCGGACAATACTGAGGTCATTATTGGTCCACGGCTACCAGAAATACCTAAAGTGGACATGGATGACGACTCATTGAATACTTCAGCTACATTGATTCGAAGTAAACTGAAAGAG gTAGCAGATTCTGTTTCAAGAACATCTGTGGAAAAGCCAGAGAGTAGCTCAGCCAAACCCCTTGtaaagcagagaagaagaatATAG
- the RBM48 gene encoding RNA-binding protein 48 isoform X3 — translation MKELVEQFALYGAIEEYHALDEYPAEQFTEVYLIKFQKLQCARVAKKKMDERSFFGSLLHVCYAPEFETVQETREKLQDRRKYIAKATNQRDCFVLKKAEGPKKTISKNSEGGCPWSTSGSQTTGNWGPSCFSASHRASHNTGHPSGNLHQSLFTLPQDDNGCAETSGYFGQNTSLTGSVRPGGCTPPAPLMQQRTVPIDNGVERFMPRTTHLQERKRKREEGNKFSLIGTSADNTEVIIGPRLPEIPKVDMDDDSLNTSATLIRSKLKEVADSVSRTSVEKPESSSAKPLVKQRRRI, via the exons ATGAAGGAATTAGTTGAACAGTTTGCATTATATGGTGCCATTGAAGAGTATCATGCACTAGATGAATATCCAGCAGAACAATTTACTGAGGTTTATCTTATAAAATTCCAAAAACTGCAATGTGCAAG GGTGgccaagaaaaaaatggatgaaCGAAGTTTCTTTGGTAGTTTGCTGCATGTGTGCTATGCTCCAGAATTTGAAACAGTCCAAGAAACTAGGGAGAAGTTGCAGGACAGAAGAAAGTATATAGCAAAAGCAACAAATCAGAGAG atTGCTTTGTGTTAAAAAAAGCAGAGGGGCCTAAGAAGACAATCTCAAAGAACTCTGAGGGTGGCTGTCCGTGGAGTACATCAGGGTCACAGACAACCGGTAACTGGGGTCCGTCctgcttttcagcttctcacaggGCGTCCCACAACACAGGGCACCCATCTGGGAATCTGCATCAGAGCCTGTTCACACTTCCCCAGGATGATAATGGTTGTGCTGAAACTTCCGGGTACTTTGGTCAAAACACATCCCTAACTGGAAGTGTACGTCCAGGGGGATGTACTCCACCGGCTCCTTTAATGCAGCAAAGAACAGTTCCGATTGATAACGGTGTCGAGAGGTTTATGCCTCGTACAACTCACCTGCAAGAACGTaagaggaagagggaagaaggtAACAAATTTTCCCTCATTGGAACAAGTGCGGACAATACTGAGGTCATTATTGGTCCACGGCTACCAGAAATACCTAAAGTGGACATGGATGACGACTCATTGAATACTTCAGCTACATTGATTCGAAGTAAACTGAAAGAG gTAGCAGATTCTGTTTCAAGAACATCTGTGGAAAAGCCAGAGAGTAGCTCAGCCAAACCCCTTGtaaagcagagaagaagaatATAG